A window from Limanda limanda chromosome 14, fLimLim1.1, whole genome shotgun sequence encodes these proteins:
- the LOC133019033 gene encoding uncharacterized protein LOC133019033 — translation MIALKQREQGVKDGDIRRQIQELQTQKNSVLAEREELDVLRMDLKNKNLEVKAEMKTISQEKEDFIQMKVEVQKESKLLLIEKERMVGQWSDLKKRENKQMDKMKSIESLRIRLQELDARMSQNMNHKMIRLEQNKEDILKLVSILEEKQEALDVHKINMKSCTEMLVREREGLKSLMSEIVILRQFMENQLKPETLSEKKELLKLKAELDQKREDLERLSEKMDQEKLVLNLIRSENQKQCDLLQQDAQDIKEEKETLKLTKTELKQKREHVDSLLDDISREKSNIKDLTLQLQSQRNTFENVIDKVMLKQQEQELHDDTIRRLKLELENRENSVLTERQELEVGRKNIDKTKEEVEATMNNISGERERLSQLKTDIIREREMFLNEKYKLERGRSELKIREHQVINKMKVVETVKVKLQQLNERISDEIKVKMQSLEQNNEDVLILCTALGERFTEIEGLKEDMACYTELMGRDKEGLIKVLSDIVIQKEDCENLWKQKVRAEQLHLDKQKTELKEEREDLETMNETMNNYKLDMELMRSDIQKQTDLLQKNKHYFTDERENLEMTNTELQKKIKHADNLFDDINREKSNIKDLTLQVHTQRKKLQNVTNMIALKQREQGVKDGDIRRQIQELQTQKNSVLAEREELDVLRMDLKNKNLEVEAEMKTISQEKEDFIQMKVEVEKESELLLIEKERMEGQWSDLKKRENKQMDKMKSIESLRIRLQELDARMSQNMNHKMIRLEQNKEDILKLVSILEEKQEALDVHKINMKSCTEMLVREREGLKSLMSEIVILRQFMENQLKPETLSEKKELLKLKAELDQKREDLERLSEKMDQEKLVLNLIRSENQKQCDLLQQDAQDIKEEKETLKLTKTELKQKREHVDSLLDDISREKSNIKDLTLQLQSQRNTFENVIDKVMLKQQEQELHDDTIRRLKLELENRENSVLTERQELEVGRKNIDKTKEEVEATMNNISGERERLSQLKTDIIREREMFLNEKYKLERERSELKIREHQVINKMKVVETVKVKLQQLNERISDEIKVKMQSLEQNNEDVLILCTALGERFTEIEGLKEDMACYTQLMGRDKEGLIKVLRQS, via the exons ATGATCGCCTTGAAGCAAAGAGAGCAAGGAGTAAAGGATGGTGACATCAGGAGACAAATTCAAGAACTACAAACCCAGAAGAATAGTGTTTTGGCAGAAAGAGAAGAACTGGATGTTTTGAGGATGGATCTCAAAAATAAGAATCTTGAGGTTAaagctgaaatgaaaaccatCAGTCAAGAGAAAGAAGACTTTATTCAGATGAAGGTTGAAGTACAAAAAGAGAGCAAACTGCTTTTGATTGAAAAGGAAAGAATGGTAGGACAATGGTCTGActtgaaaaagagagaaaacaagcaaatggATAAAATGAAATCCATTGAATCCCTGAGAATAAGACTTCAAGAGCTCGACGCCAGGATGAGTCAAAACATGAACCACAAAATGATCAGATTGGAACAAAACAAGGAAGACATCCTGAAACTGGTCAGTATTCTAGAGGAAAAGCAAGAGGCTCTGGATGTACATAAAATCAATATGAAGAGTTGCACTGAGATGCtcgtgagagaaagagaaggattgAAGAGTCTGATGTCAGAAATTGTCATCCTAAGACAATTCATGGAAAATCAACTGAAGCCAGAGACTTTGTCGGAAAAGAAAGAGCTCTTGAAACTAAAAGCAGAACTGGATCAGAAGAGAGAAGATCTGGAAAGACTGTCTGAGAAGATGGACCAAGAAAAACTGGTCTTGAATCTGATCAGATCTGAAAACCAGAAGCAATGTGACCTATTACAACAAGATGCGCAAgatataaaagaggaaaaagaaacattgAAACTCACAAAGACTGAACTAAAACAGAAGAGGGAACATGTCGACAGTCTGTTGGATGACATAAGCCgagagaaaagcaacattaaagatCTGACCCTTCAGCTTCagtcacaaagaaacacatttgaaaatgtcattgACAAGGTCATGttaaaacaacaagaacaagagcTCCACGATGACACCATCAGGAGACTGAAACTAGaactggaaaacagagagaacagtgtACTAACAGAAAGACAAGAACTGGAAGTTGGGAGGAAAAATATCGacaagacaaaagaagaagttGAAGCTACTATGAACAACATCAGTGGTGAGAGAGAACGCCTCAGTCAGCTAAAGACTGacatcatcagagagagagaaatgtttttgaatgaaaagtACAAACTGGAAAGAGGAAGGTCTGAGCTGAAAATAAGAGAACATCAAGTAatcaataaaatgaaagttgtagaaactgtgaaagtaaaactccaacagctaaatgaaagaattagtgatgaaatcaaagtgaaaatgCAAAGTTTGGAACAAAATAATGAAGATGTACTTATACTGTGcactgcactgggagaaagGTTCACTGAAATTGAAGGACTGAAAGAAGACATGGCTTGTTACACTGAGCTGATGGGCAGAGACAAGGAGGGTCTGATAAAAGTACTGTCAGACATTGTCATCCAGAAAGAGGACTGTGAAAATCTATGGAAACAAAAGGTTAGGGCCGAACAACTACATCTTgacaaacagaagacagagttgaaagaggagagagaagatctGGAAACAATGAATGAGACAATGAACAATTATAAACTGGACATGGAGCTGATGAGGTCTGACATCCAGAAACAAACTGACCTAttacaaaagaataaacattatttcacaGATGAAAGGGAGAACttggaaatgacaaacacagagttacaaaagaagataaaacatGCAGACAACCTGTTTGATGACattaacagagagaaaagcaacattaaagatctgactcttcaggttcacacacagagaaagaagcttCAGAATGTGACGAACATGATCGCCTTGAAGCAAAGAGAGCAAGGAGTAAAGGATGGTGACATCAGGAGACAAATTCAAGAACTACAAACCCAGAAGAATAGTGTTTTGGCAGAAAGAGAAGAACTGGATGTTTTGAGGATGGATCTCAAAAATAAGAATCTTGAGGTTGaagctgaaatgaaaaccatCAGTCAAGAGAAAGAAGACTTTATTCAGATGAAGGTTGAAGTAGAAAAAGAGAGCGAACTGCTTTTGATTGAAAAGGAAAGAATGGAAGGACAATGGTCTGActtgaaaaagagagaaaacaagcaaatggATAAAATGAAATCCATTGAATCCCTGAGAATAAGACTTCAAGAGCTCGATGCCAGGATGAGTCAAAACATGAACCACAAAATGATCAGATTGGAACAAAACAAGGAAGACATCCTGAAACTGGTCAGTATTCTAGAGGAAAAGCAAGAGGCTCTGGATGTACATAAAATCAATATGAAGAGTTGCACTGAGATGCtcgtgagagaaagagaaggattgAAGAGTCTGATGTCAGAAATTGTCATCCTAAGACAATTCATGGAAAATCAACTGAAGCCAGAGACTTTGTCGGAAAAGAAAGAGCTCTTGAAACTAAAAGCAGAACTGGATCAGAAGAGAGAAGATCTGGAAAGACTGTCTGAGAAGATGGACCAAGAAAAACTGGTCTTGAATCTGATCAGATCTGAAAACCAGAAGCAATGTGACCTATTACAACAAGATGCGCAAgatataaaagaggaaaaagaaacattgAAACTCACAAAGACTGAACTAAAACAGAAGAGGGAACATGTCGACAGTCTGTTGGATGACATAAGCCgagagaaaagcaacattaaagatCTGACCCTTCAGCTTCagtcacaaagaaacacatttgaaaatgtcattgACAAGGTCATGttaaaacaacaagaacaagagcTCCACGATGACACCATCAGGAGACTGAAACTAGaactggaaaacagagagaacagtgtACTAACAGAAAGACAAGAACTGGAAGTTGGGAGGAAAAATATCGacaagacaaaagaagaagttGAAGCTACTATGAACAACATCAGTGGTGAGAGAGAACGCCTCAGTCAGCTAAAGACTGacatcatcagagagagagaaatgtttttgaatgaaaagtACAAACTGGAAAGAGAAAGGTCTGAGCTGAAAATAAGAGAACATCAAGTCatcaataaaatgaaagttgtagaaactgtgaaagtaaaactccaacagctaaatgaaagaattagtgatgaaatcaaagtgaaaatgCAAAGTTTGGAACAAAATAATGAAGATGTACTTATACTGTGcactgcactgggagaaagGTTCACTGAAATTGAAGGACTGAAAGAAGACATGGCTTGTTACACTCAGCTAATGGGCAGAGACAAGGAGGGTCTGATAAAAGTACT aagacagagttga